A genomic window from Vigna radiata var. radiata cultivar VC1973A chromosome 2, Vradiata_ver6, whole genome shotgun sequence includes:
- the LOC106753333 gene encoding uncharacterized protein LOC106753333: MVTRAKSGIFRPRHFADITTYQPSSLLYALVTTSTPKGFKSAAKHPGWLDAMHKELLALHSNNTWDLVPHPSNTNIVGAKWVFRTKYLSDGSIDKLKVRLVAQGFTQTPGLDYDHTFSPIVKAANVRVILTLAVMNNWPLHQLDVNNAFLNGHLTHPVYMEQPPGFVDPRYPNHVCRLRKALYGLKQAPLAWFQ; this comes from the coding sequence ATGGTCACACGCGCCAAATCAGGTATTTTTAGGCCTCGTCATTTTGCTGACATTACCACCTACCAACCATCTTCTCTTCTTTATGCTCTGGTCACCACTTCCACACCCAAAGGGTTCAAATCCGCTGCCAAACATCCTGGTTGGTTGGATGCTATGCATAAAGAGCTCCTGGCCCTACACTCCAACAATACTTGGGATCTTGTCCCACACCCATCCAACACCAACATTGTAGGAGCCAAATGGGTGTTTCGCACCAAATATCTTTCAGATGGGTCAATTGACAAATTAAAAGTACGGTTGGTTGCACAAGGCTTCACTCAAACACCTGGTCTTGACTATGATCACACCTTCAGTCCTATTGTTAAAGCTGCCAATGTTCGTGTCATTCTCACTCTAGCAGTAATGAATAATTGGCCTCTTCATCAATtagatgtcaacaatgcattcttGAATGGGCACCTGACACATCCTGTCTATATGGAACAACCTCCTGGGTTCGTTGATCCTCGATACCCAAATCATGTTTGTCGACTTCGGAAAGCTCTTTATGGCCTCAAACAGGCCCCTCTTGCATGGTTTCAATGA
- the LOC106753324 gene encoding uncharacterized protein LOC106753324 codes for MIHMLNIRLTSTNFILWRRQLLPLLEGQALYGHIDGLIITPPAKLPTADGSLMAPNPTFITWKQQDQRLVSLLQASLTEETLAEVLHFDTTQQIWTTLESLYGGDSKQREIGIRDQLLHLTKGSSTVREFSKTF; via the coding sequence ATGATCCACATGTTAAACATACGCCTCACCTCAACCAATTTCATTCTCTGGCGTCGTCAGCTCCTTCCTCTTCTCGAAGGACAGGCCCTTTATGGTCATATTGATGGCTTAATCATAACTCCTCCTGCGAAATTGCCTACTGCTGATGGATCTTTGATGGCCCCTAATCCAACCTTTATCACGTGGAAACAACAAGATCAACGACTTGTAAGTCTTCTTCAGGCCTCCCTTACCGAAGAGACTCTAGCTGAAGTACTGCACTTTGACACCACACAGCAGATCTGGACTACTCTTGAATCCCTCTACGGTGGTGACTCCAAGCAAAGAGAAATTGGGATCAGAGATCAACTGTTGCACCTTACAAAAGGCTCATCCACTGTTAGGGAGTTTTCCAAAACATTTTGA